The genomic region TCCGCGGCGCCGCGAACCCAGTGCCTGGCTGAAGCTGGAAGGTGTGACGCGTAATAACCTCAACGGACTGAAAGTGGATTTCCCGCTGGGCTGCTTTACAGCAGTAACCGGTATTTCCGGCTCGGGTAAATCCAGCCTGGTCAGCCAGGCGCTGCTGGAACTGGTGGGCCAGGGCCTGGGGCGTGTACTGGAAAGTGACGACGAGCCGAGCCTGGAAGACGCAGCCCCCCAAGCCAGTGGCGGGCATATCAGCGCCGGGCTGGAACACATCCGCCGCCTGGTACAGGTGGACCAGAAACCCATCGGCCGCACCCCGCGCTCCAACCTGGCGACCTACACCGGGCTGTTCGACAACGTGCGCAAACTCTTCGCTGCCACGCCAGCGGCCAAGAAGCGCGATTACGACGCCGGGCAATTCTCCTTCAACGTCGCCAAGGGCCGTTGCCCGAACTGCGAAGGCGAAGGCTTTGTCAGCGTTGAACTGTTGTTCATGCCAAGCGTGTATGCGCCATGTCCGACCTGCCATGGTGCGCGCTATAACCCTGAAACCCTGGGGATCAAATGGCAGGGCTTGAATATCGCTCAGGTATTGGGACTGACGGTGGAGCAGGCGGTGGACGTGTTTGCAGAACAGCCTGGGGTGTTGCGTTCATTGCAAGTGCTGCGCGATATCGGCCTGGGTTACCTGCGCCTCGGCCAGCCGGCCACCGAGTTGTCCGGTGGTGAAGCGCAACGCATCAAGCTCGCTACCGAGCTGCAACGCAATGCCCGTGGCGCTACGTTGTATGTGCTCGACGAACCCACAACCGGACTGCACCCCAAGGACGTCGACCGCTTGCTCATCCAGTTGAATCAGTTGGTGGATGCGGGGCATACAGTGGTTGTAGTGGAGCATGAAATGCGCGTAGTGGCCCAGAGTGACTGGGTAATCGATATCGGCCCGGGGGCAGGGGACCTGGGTGGGAAGGTAGTGGCGTGTGGCACACCGCAGAAGGTTGCCAAAAGCAAGAACAGCCGCACGGCGCCCTATCTGGCCAGAGAGCTGGTCTAAAGCGTGATGATGTTCAAATGTGGTAGGGGGCTTGCCCCCGATGGCGGCGGGTCAGTCACAGATGTATCACTGACACGCCCTCATCGGGGGCAAGCCCCCTCCCACATTTAGATCAATGTTCTGTCAGTTGGATTTGTTGCTTGGCCAACGCCGCCGAGGCGCGCTGTTCATCACTACCTTGGCGCCGGCCTGGAGAGCTGATCTAAAGGTTGATGATGTTCAAATGTGGGAGGGGGCTTGCCCCCGATAGCTGCGGGTCAGTCACAGATGTATCACTGACACGCCCTCATCGGGAGCAAGCCCCCTCCCACTTTTTTGATCAGTGCTTGGTCAGTTGAATTTGTTGCCTGGCCAGCTTCACCACATTCTCCACGGTGAACCCGAACTTCTCCTGCAACTTGGCCAGCGGTGCCGAGGCGCCGAAGCTGTTCATCACTATTTTGGCGCCGGTCTGCCCGACATAACGGGCCCAACCCAAGGGACCTGCCTGCTCCACCACGACCCGGGCTTTTACTGCCGGCGGCAAGACGCTGTCGCGGTAAGCCTGGTCTTGATCTTCAAACAACTCCCAGCTCGGCATCGATACCACCTGCGCGGCAACGCCTTCGCCCTTGAGCTGTTCATAGGCAGCCACTGCGAGACTAACCTCACTGCCTGTGGCGATCAGAATAACCTCGGGTTGATCCGCACCGGCCAGCACATACGCCCCCTTGGCCGCCCCGGACGCTGGCGCATACTGGCTGCGATCCAACGTGGGCAGCGGCTGGCGCGACAGCACCACACAGCTCGGCCGATGGGTTTGGGCCAGGGCCACTTTCCACAGTTCCAGGGTTTCATTCGCGTCACCCGGGCGCAGGGTCAGCAGCCCCGGGGTGGCGCGCAGTTGGGTCAGGTGTTCGATAGGTTGGTGCGTTGGCCCATCCTCGCCTACGCCGATGGAATCATGGGTGAATACGAAGATTACCGGCAGTTCCATGATCGCCGCCAGGCGGATCGGCGGTTTCATGTAGTCGCTGAACACCAGGAAGGTCGAGGTGTACGGACGCAGGTAGGACAGTGCCATGCCGTTGGCAATCGCGCCCATGGCATGTTCGCGGATACCGAAGTGCAGGTTGCGCCCACTGTAGTCATCTGCGCTGAAACGCCCGGCGCCGTCGAAGGTGAGGTTGGTCTTGGTCGAGGGCGACAAATCCGCCGAGCCGCCCAGCAGCCACGGGATTTGCTGGGCAAAGGCATTCAGCACTTCGCCACCCGAGGCACGACTGGCGACGCCTTTGGCATCGGCGGCGAAGCTCGGCAGGTGCGCTTGCCACTGCTCGGGCATTTCCCCGGCGCGCATGCGCTGCAGTTCATCGGCCCGTTGCGGGTCGAGGGACGCCAGGGTCTGGTTCCACTCGGCGTACAGCGGTTCGGCGCGTTCGTACAGGGCATCGCGCAATACCGCACGGGCCTCTTCGGGCACCAGGAAACTCGAATCCTGCGGCCAGCCATAGGCAGCCTTGGTCAGGCGAATTTCGTCTTCGCCCAATGGCTCGCCATGGGCGGCGGCGATGTTGTGTTTGTGTGGCGAACCGTATCCGATCACGCTGTCGACCACGATCAGGGTCGGTGCACCGGTGTTGGCCTTGAAAGTTTCCAGGGCCACGCTCAAGGCCTGCAAGTCATTGGCATCGGTGACGTGCACGGTGTGCCAGCCGTAGGCCTGGAAGCGCTTGATCACGTCTTCGCTGAACGCAAGCTCAGTGTGGCCCTCGATGCTGATGGTGTTGTTGTCGTAGATCCAGCACAGGTTATCCAGCTTCAAGTGGCCGGCCATCGACGCCGCTTCGCTGCTGATGCCTTCCATCATGTCGCCGTCACCGCACAGGGTGTACACGTCGTAGTCGAACAGCACCTGGCCGTCGCGGTTGAAACGCTCGGCCAGCCAGCGTTCGGCCATGGCCATGCCGACGCTGTTGGCGCAGCCCTGGCCCAGCGGGCCGGTGGTGGTTTCTACGCCGGTGGTCATGCGGTACTCGGGATGGCCTGGCGTCTTGGAACCCATCTGCCGGAACTGCTTGATATCGTCGAGGCTGATGGCCGGCTGGCCGGAACGCTTGCCGTGGGCGTCAATCTCCACCACACCGGCCAGATGCAACAGCGAATACAGCAACATCGACGCATGCCCCACCGACAGCACAAAACGATCGCGGTTTGGCCAGTCCGGATGCTCAGGGTGATAGCGCAGGAAGCGACTCCACAATGTGTATCCCACCGGCGCCAGGCCCATGGGCGTACCCGGGTGGCCCGAGTTGGCCTTCTGCACGGCATCCATGGCCAGGGTGCGAATAGTGTTAATGCATTGGGTGTCGGCAGCAGTGGCAACGTGATTCATAAAAACGTTCTCCCTCGGGTGGCGATCTATAGTGGAGGGCAGGGCACGGCAAAGGTTTGATCCCATCGCCAGGGTTACGACGAACGGACGCGTATTGACCTGGCACATGACAAGACCGGTTGGAATGGGCTAGTTTCAAGGGCGTAGGCCATTGAATAACTTGTGGAGGTACGCCATGCCAGTGAAACACGACCTGTATCAGGACTTGGGTTTTAGCAAGGAAGCCGTTCACGAACGCAGGGCGAGTGACAAGCGGCTGGACGCGTTGCTTACGCAATATGACGTTGCGGACGGGGAGGTGCTCAAGGCAGAAAAAGCCAGTGCCAGCGATGAGGATGTGGAAATCCTGAAGAAGAAACGGCTGCTGATCAAAGACGAGATTGCAGGGCGCTTGGGTTAACAGCAACGCGGCAATATTTGTTCAGATTTACCAGCGGGACATTGTAGGACTCAGTCTTTATGATGCGCCCCGTCCACCCGGCTCTGGGGACTGTTGTGGCGCAAGGATTGTGCTGCTGAGCCGGGGAGGACGCCCTATTTCATGCCAGCAGTGTGCCCAAACATTCATCAATGGAACGCTGCTGCGTCTGGCCGTAAAGCTGCAACTCATCGATCGTCTTGCGCCCCAGCGCCTGTTCGAATTGCGCCTGGTTGGAGTTGGCCGCGTAATGACTCTGCGCCGCATCCCCCAGGTTTGACTGGAAGATTCCCGCCGCACTCACCGGCAGGAAATCCTCGTACACCAATGGCTCCACCGTCACGTGACCGGCGTTGACCAGCGCTTGCAACTCACGCGGCTGGTCGGCCTGGCCGCGGGCTGCCAGGCCTTTGTCGGTGACGAAGTAGCGATAGTACGCCAGGCCCTGTTCCCGCATCTGCCCATGATCATCGGGGAACGCCTGAAAGTGCTGTTCCAGCAATTGCACATAGCGTTGGGCATTGGCCTCAGTGGGAAATGCGCCGAGTTCATCGCGGGCGGCGTTCAGCAGTTGGTCGTACAGCGCACGGCCCTTGGGCGTCAGTGCGACACCGCGTTGTTCGATTTCGCCGAAGCGTGCGCTGTGGCTGCCGTGGGCATCGGTGAAGGCGATGGGTTCGTCGAGGGCCTTGAAGCTGGTCTGGCGCAGCAGGATCGGGCATTGGCGCCGCGGTGGGCCTTCGATCACCGCCTTGGGCGTGATGCCTTTGCCGGGCATGGCGGCTTGCACCTGGTCAATGTCCAGAGTGCGTGGGGTAAGGTGGTTGATATGCGGGCCCTTGAACGCCACCACGTCGGCGATCAGGCGATGCTGGTCGCTGAGTTGCTGGTACTGCGCGCGCGTCACCGTGGCGGTGTGGTGCCAGCGGAAAGTCTCCAGGGCTTGGCAGATAAAAACCTCGGCGTCACTGGCATTCAGGCCACCTTGTGTTTCAGCTTGTTCGATCAACGCCAAGGCGCCGGGGGTGAAGATCGAGCGCTTGGCCAGGGCGCTTTCGGCGAACGTGCGCAGCGTTGGGTTTTCGATCAGTTCCAGGCGCAACAATGAGGTGAACACGCGAAACGGGCTGGTTTGCAGTGCGTGTTCATGCACGGCGCGAAAGGCGGTGGAATGCACCGGCACCCCGGCGGGGGTGAGGTCGTAGTAGCCCACCGGTTGCATGCCCATGACCGCGAACAAGCGGCTGATGGTCGCCAGTTCCGCAGCGGTGCCCAGGCGGATGGCGCCGTGGCGCTCCCTGTCCAGGCGCTGGATTTCCCCGGTGCGTTGCAACTGTTGCGCCAGGCGCGGTTCGCGGTCGAGCACGCCGGCATTGGTCTCGGCCACCAGTTCCAGCAGCGCGCCGTACAGCGGAACTTCATCGCGGTACATGTCGGACATGGCCTTGGAAAAGCCCTTGCGGATCTCATCGGGGCTGACATGTGCAGTGGCGTGCATAGAAAAATTCCTGATGGCTATGGCGATGAAAGTGGCCTTTGCCTGATTTTGTTGAGCCGCAGCCCGGCTTGCAAACGAAGATTCCTCAGGACTTCATTCTGCAAATGAATGATGACCTGAACATGCGAGAACCAACTCGCCCGGTCTTCAACTACACCCACTTCTCAAGTCTTCATGTGCAACCGGGCGTCATTGGGTTTTACACTGCCCCTCACTGTGTAGGTGATGGAGGACTCAATGACGGCCGTACCCGCAACCCGCCTGCTGGACACGATTGAAGGCCAGCGCCTGCTCACGCAGGACGCCGAGCGTTGGCGCGAGTGGGGCCCGTACCTGAGTGAGCGCCAATGGGGCACGGTGCGCGAAGACTACAGTGCTGACGGTGACGCCTGGGCCTACTTTCCCCATGAACAGGCACGCAGTCGCGCCTATCGCTGGGGCGAGGACGGGTTGGCCGGTTTCAGCGATAAAGCGCAACGCTGGTGCCTGGGCCTGGCGCTATGGAATGAGCGCGACGCAATCCTCAAGGAACGCCTGTTTGGCCTCAACAACGCCGAGGGCAACCACGGTGAAGACGTCAAGGAGCTGTACTTTTTCGTCGATGGCGTACCGAGCCATGCCTACATGCGCATGCTGTACAAATACCCCCATGCCGCTTTTCCCTATGCCGACCTGATCGCCGAAAACGCCCGCCGCGGGCTGGGCGATGCCGAGTATGAAATCCTCGACACCGGTGTGTTTGAAGACAACCACTACTGCGACGTCAGTGTCGAATACGCCAAGCACCAGCCCGACGATATTTTCATGCGCGTCACCGTGCACAACCGCTCGGACCAACCAACGCGCCTGCAGGTGCTGCCCCAGCTGTGGGCGCGCAATGACTGGAGCTGGACCTTCGATGCGCCCAAGCCCAGCTTGACCCTGGAGGGCGACCGCGTGCTGGCCCGCCATCATGAACTGGACGATCGTCATCTCAGCGCCTGGGGCCAGGACGGCGTGCAATGGCTGTTCTGCGAAAACGAGAGCAACTTCGCCAAACTGGGCGGGCAGCCGACGCCCGGGCCGTTCAAGGACGGCATCAACGATTACGTGGTAGAGGGTGATCAAGGGGCCATTCGCGGTGACGCGGGCACCAAGGTGGCGGCGCGATTCAGTCTTGAACTGGCGGGCCTGGAGAGCAAAAGCCTCTATCTGCGCTTTGCCCCTCTGGACGCCCCCGAGGTCAACGCACGCAAGTTGTTCGAACAGCGCCGCCAGGAGGCCGATGACTTCTACGCAGCCTTGCAACAAGGCATCGCCGATGACGATGCGCGCAATGTACAGCGCCAGGCCCTGGCCGGCTTGCTGTGGTCCAAGCAACTGTACTATTTCGACGTCAACCAGTGGCTCGACGGCGACCCGGCCCAGCCTGCGCCGCCGCCCGAGCGTTTACATATCCGCAATACCCATTGGCGGCACCTGTCCAATTTCGACATCCTGTCCATGCCCGACACATGGGAATACCCGTGGTACGCCTCCTGGGACCAGGGCTTCCAGGCGGTGGCCATCGCGCTGATCGACCCGGGCTACGCCAAACAGCAGCTGTTGTTGCTGGTAAAGGACCGCTTCATGCACCCCAACGGCCAGCTGCCCGCCTATGAATGGCGCTTCGACGACGCCAACCCACCCGTGCACGCCTGGGCCAGCTGGCGTGTGTATCAGCAGGACAAGGCGTTGACCGGGGTGGGCGACATGGACTTCCTCGAGCGGATCTTCCACAAGCTGCTGCTGAATTTTTCCTGGTGGGTCAACCGCAAGGATGCCGAGGGCCGCAACCTGTTCCAGGGTGGGTTTCTTGGCCTGGACAATATCGCCTTGTTCGATCGCTCCGCCGCGCTGCCACCGGGTTACCAGTTGGATCAAGCCGACGGCACCGCCTGGGTCGCGGCCTATGCCCTGGACCTGATGCGTATCGGGCTGGAACTGGCCAAGCGCAATGTTGTGTACGTGGACATCGCCGTGAAGTTTTTCGAGCATTTCCTGTATATCGCCGGCGCCATCAACCGCGTCGACGACAGCGCCGAAGGCCTATGGGATGAGCAGGATCTGTTCTTCTACGACGTACTGCATCGCCCCGACGGCCAGAATGAACCGGTGCGCCTGCGTTCGATCGTCGGCCTGATGCCGTTGTTCGCGGTGCTGGTGCTGGAGCAGCGCGAGCATGAGGGGCTGGAAGGATTGCGCGAGCGTCTGCTGGGGTTTATGCATCACCGACCGGACTTGGCCAAACTGGTCTCACGCTGGAACGAACCGGGGCAGGGCAATCGCCTGTTGCTGGCGTTGCTGCGCGGCGAGCGCACCAAGGATCTGCTGCGCCGCATGCTGGATGAAAACGAGTTCCTGTCGGCCTTCGGCGTGCGCTCCTTGTCCAAGGCGTTCGCAGAGCAACCCCTGGCGCTGCAGATGAATGGCGACACGCTGTGCGCCAGTTACCAGCCGGGCGAGTCCGACTCGCGTTTGTATGGCGGCAATTCCAACTGGCGCGGGCCGCTGTGGATGCCGGTTAACTACATGCTGATCGAATCGCTGCGCGAGTTTCACCGCTACTACGCGGATAACTTCTCGGTGGAGTACCCCACGGGCAGCGGTTATCTGGCGTCCCTTGAGGAAGTGGCAAACAGCCTCAGCCAGCGCCTCACGCGCTTGTTTCTACGCGATGAAAATGGCCTGCGCCCTTCGATGGCGGGGTATGCGCAATTGGAAGCGGACCCGGCCAGTCGCGATCTGGTGTTGTTCCATGAGTATTTCCACGGCGAAACCGGGCGTGGCCTGGGGGCGTCGCATCAGACGGGGTGGAGTGCGTTGGTGGCGTTGTTGCTGCAGCCGAAAAGCTAAGCCGCACCACTGACTTGCTTTTCTGTGGGAGCTGCATTGCTTGCGACATTGCAGGCAAAAAATCCCGCCACCAAAAGGCTTGAATCAGGTAGATTCGCCGGCCTTACCCTTACAAGGATGTAGATCATGGCAAACCGCGCCATCGTTTCAAGCCCTGCCAACCTGCTGGGCGCATTGCTGGTCAGTGCCGCTGCGTTGCTCGCCTGCCTGCCGGTTGGCAGCGCCGGTGCGCAGGAGCTGAGGGCAATGTGCCTGGCATGCGATGTCGGCTTTGCGACCGATGCGACTAAATGGGTCAAGAACGGCATGTACCGTCTTGACGCAGTGACGCTGACGGATGACGAAAAGGAGATGGGTGCAGAAGCCGACGAGAAACGCAAAATGACCCGGATCAAACCTTTGGTTCTGGGCATTGATGAAAATGATGCGTTGGTTCAGGCAAGCGTAGACGCAATCGATGCCATGGGTAATTCCGGACGCGATAGCACTGTGTTGGAGCAGCAGTGGCCCGACCTGACTCGTCGTGCGCGGTACGCGTACAGTCTTTTTATGGCTGAAGATCAACCTGTGGACTTTTATAAAGTCTATGTGCGGGTAGGTCGCAATCAATACATGGTGACGGTTGGCCGGGACGTGGAGAGCGGCGAATTCAAGATGAGACCGGGCCATTGGCGGTTCCTCAATGAATACGGCAACCCGGGTTCGCCAGAAGAAGTGGCGCAGTTTAAAAAAGTCGAAGCCGCTGCTGGGCGTTGATAACGAGGCTTGGGCCAGAAATGAAAAATCCCGCCGGAAGGCGGGATTTTTTTGAGCGCGGCGTTATCAGGCCGGGAACAGCTCGCTCAGCTTCATCGCCAGCATCATGTCGCCTTCGGTGCGCAGTTTGCCGCCCATGAAGGCCTGCATGCCGTCGGTGGAACCGTCGACGATGCCTTCCAGGGTTTCGCTGTCCATGACCAGGGTCACTTGGGCGTCAGGGTTTTCGCCTTCCAGCAGTTCGCAGGTCTTGTCCTTGACCACCAGCGAAAAGTTCTTGGTGTCGTCGATGCGGAAACCGAATACCAGGTCCAAGCCTTCGGCAGCGCTTGGGTTGAATTTGGCTTTCATTGCTTCTACTGCTTTGGCTACGTCAGTCATGGTTTCGATCCTTTTATGGTGAGTCCAGTGACCTTGGGGTCACGGTTGGCCACAGCTCATCGGAAAGTGATGAGCTGCGGCGCCTTCAACAGTTGCAAGTGGGCATGGTTGTTGAAGGAAGCCAGTGCCACCTCGCGACCGCGGAATTTCAGCTGGTTGAGCGAGGTGTTAACAATTTGCCAGTTCATTTCGAACGCCTGGGCGGCGGGCATTCGGGTAATCAGGTGGAGCAGGGCGGTGATGGTGCCGCCGGAGGTGAATACGGCGATCTTGTCGGCGTTGTCGGCGGCTTCGAGGATACGCTGCAAGCCGCCCTGGACGCGTTCGACAAACCCCAGCCAGCTTTCCAGCTCCGGTGGGTCATAAGTGCCGGCCAGCCAGCGCTCGACAATCAGCGCGAAGATACGCTGGAACTCGCTGCGGTTCTGCGGGCCGTTACGCAGGATGTGCACGGCATCGGGTTCGCTGCCGAGCAGGTCGGGCAACAGGCCGCGGATGATCGCTTCGCCGTCGAATTCGTTGAACGCGCTGTCGGTCTCCAACGTCGGAACCGGGAGGCCAAGGGCGCTGTATTGATCGAACGTGGCGCTGGCGGTGTGCTGCTGGCGGCGCAGGTCACCGGCGATGCAGCGGTCGAAGCTCAGGCCCAGGTCGACCAGGTGGCGACCGAGCACTTGCGCCTGCTCCACGCCAACGGGCGATAGGACGTCATAGTCGTCTGCACCGAAGGAGGCCTGGCCATGTCGAATCAGATAGATGCTGCCCACGTCCGTTTTCCCGGTACGTTGAAAGTCTGGCGAGGTTATGAGGATGCCTGCAAGCTGTCAATGAAAAAACATACGCTTGTTTTAAAAGCTCGTTGGAGCCCGCCTGCTGGCGGTTTGATCACTGGCTCCTGCGCGATGGCGTCGGTATGCTGGGGCCATCCGCGCCTGGCGCAGTGCATTCTTAAGGAGACATATGGATTTTTTGGCCGAATACGCGAGCTTTCTGGCGAAGACCGTCACTCTGGTGGTCGCTATTCTGGTGGTACTGATCAGCTTCGCAGCCCTGCGCAGCAAAGGTCGTCGTAAATCCGCCGGCCAATTGCAGGTCAGCAAGCTGAATGATTTCTACAAAGGCCTGCGCGAGCGCCTGGAGTCGAGCCTGCTCGACAAGGACCAGCTCAAGGCCTTGCGCAAAGCCGAGAGCAAGACTGAAAAGAAAAAGGGCAAGAAGAAACCCGAGCTCAAGCCGCGAGTGTTCGTGCTGGATTTCGACGGCGACATCAAGGCCTCGGCCACCGAGAGCCTGCGCCATGAAATCACCGCGCTGCTGAGCCTGGCCACACCCAAGGATGAAGTGGTACTGCGCCTGGAAAGCGGCGGTGGCATGGTGCACAGCTATGGCCTGGCTTCGTCGCAACTGGCGCGCATCCGCCAGGCCGGTGTGCCATTGACCGTGTGCATCGACAAGGTGGCGGCCAGCGGCGGCTACATGATGGCGTGCATCGGCGAGAAGATCATCAGCGCACCGTTCGCCATCCTCGGCTCCATCGGCGTGGTCGCGCAGTTGCCCAACGTCAATCGCTTGCTGAAAAAGCACGATATCGACTTCGAAGTGCTGACTGCCGGCGAATACAAACGCACCCTCACGGTGTTTGGCGAAAATACTGAGAAGGGCCGGGAGAAGTTCCAGGAAGACCTGGATATCACCCACCAGTTGTTCAAGAACTTCGTCTCGCGGTACCGCCCGCAATTGGCGATTGACGATGTAGCGACCGGTGAAGTGTGGCTGGGTGTGGCCGCCCTCGACAAACAGTTGGTCGACGAGCTGCAAACCAGCGATGAATACCTGGCCACCAAGGCCAAGACTGCCGAAGTGTTTCACCTGCACTATGCCGAGCGTAAAAGCCTGCAAGAGCGCGTGGGCCTGGCGGCCAGCGGTTCGGTAGACCGGGTATTGCTGACCTGGTGGAGCCGGCTGACCCAGCAGCGGTTCTGGTAACCATCCTCAGGTTGTAGGCGGTCCCCTGTGGGAGGGGGCTTGCCCCCGATGGCGGCCTGACAGCCGACTAGGATGTTGGATCAGACCGGGTACATATCCGTTATTTGGGCAACGACCACTATTGGTTCCGCTTTTACAGCGGGTCACTTTGAAAAGCGCAAAGTAACCAAACGCTCTTGCCCCACCACTCGGCACCTCGCTTAGGCTCGGTGTGCCCG from Pseudomonas synxantha harbors:
- the tkt gene encoding transketolase, with product MNHVATAADTQCINTIRTLAMDAVQKANSGHPGTPMGLAPVGYTLWSRFLRYHPEHPDWPNRDRFVLSVGHASMLLYSLLHLAGVVEIDAHGKRSGQPAISLDDIKQFRQMGSKTPGHPEYRMTTGVETTTGPLGQGCANSVGMAMAERWLAERFNRDGQVLFDYDVYTLCGDGDMMEGISSEAASMAGHLKLDNLCWIYDNNTISIEGHTELAFSEDVIKRFQAYGWHTVHVTDANDLQALSVALETFKANTGAPTLIVVDSVIGYGSPHKHNIAAAHGEPLGEDEIRLTKAAYGWPQDSSFLVPEEARAVLRDALYERAEPLYAEWNQTLASLDPQRADELQRMRAGEMPEQWQAHLPSFAADAKGVASRASGGEVLNAFAQQIPWLLGGSADLSPSTKTNLTFDGAGRFSADDYSGRNLHFGIREHAMGAIANGMALSYLRPYTSTFLVFSDYMKPPIRLAAIMELPVIFVFTHDSIGVGEDGPTHQPIEHLTQLRATPGLLTLRPGDANETLELWKVALAQTHRPSCVVLSRQPLPTLDRSQYAPASGAAKGAYVLAGADQPEVILIATGSEVSLAVAAYEQLKGEGVAAQVVSMPSWELFEDQDQAYRDSVLPPAVKARVVVEQAGPLGWARYVGQTGAKIVMNSFGASAPLAKLQEKFGFTVENVVKLARQQIQLTKH
- a CDS encoding YdcH family protein — translated: MPVKHDLYQDLGFSKEAVHERRASDKRLDALLTQYDVADGEVLKAEKASASDEDVEILKKKRLLIKDEIAGRLG
- a CDS encoding VOC family protein; this encodes MHATAHVSPDEIRKGFSKAMSDMYRDEVPLYGALLELVAETNAGVLDREPRLAQQLQRTGEIQRLDRERHGAIRLGTAAELATISRLFAVMGMQPVGYYDLTPAGVPVHSTAFRAVHEHALQTSPFRVFTSLLRLELIENPTLRTFAESALAKRSIFTPGALALIEQAETQGGLNASDAEVFICQALETFRWHHTATVTRAQYQQLSDQHRLIADVVAFKGPHINHLTPRTLDIDQVQAAMPGKGITPKAVIEGPPRRQCPILLRQTSFKALDEPIAFTDAHGSHSARFGEIEQRGVALTPKGRALYDQLLNAARDELGAFPTEANAQRYVQLLEQHFQAFPDDHGQMREQGLAYYRYFVTDKGLAARGQADQPRELQALVNAGHVTVEPLVYEDFLPVSAAGIFQSNLGDAAQSHYAANSNQAQFEQALGRKTIDELQLYGQTQQRSIDECLGTLLA
- a CDS encoding MGH1-like glycoside hydrolase domain-containing protein gives rise to the protein MTAVPATRLLDTIEGQRLLTQDAERWREWGPYLSERQWGTVREDYSADGDAWAYFPHEQARSRAYRWGEDGLAGFSDKAQRWCLGLALWNERDAILKERLFGLNNAEGNHGEDVKELYFFVDGVPSHAYMRMLYKYPHAAFPYADLIAENARRGLGDAEYEILDTGVFEDNHYCDVSVEYAKHQPDDIFMRVTVHNRSDQPTRLQVLPQLWARNDWSWTFDAPKPSLTLEGDRVLARHHELDDRHLSAWGQDGVQWLFCENESNFAKLGGQPTPGPFKDGINDYVVEGDQGAIRGDAGTKVAARFSLELAGLESKSLYLRFAPLDAPEVNARKLFEQRRQEADDFYAALQQGIADDDARNVQRQALAGLLWSKQLYYFDVNQWLDGDPAQPAPPPERLHIRNTHWRHLSNFDILSMPDTWEYPWYASWDQGFQAVAIALIDPGYAKQQLLLLVKDRFMHPNGQLPAYEWRFDDANPPVHAWASWRVYQQDKALTGVGDMDFLERIFHKLLLNFSWWVNRKDAEGRNLFQGGFLGLDNIALFDRSAALPPGYQLDQADGTAWVAAYALDLMRIGLELAKRNVVYVDIAVKFFEHFLYIAGAINRVDDSAEGLWDEQDLFFYDVLHRPDGQNEPVRLRSIVGLMPLFAVLVLEQREHEGLEGLRERLLGFMHHRPDLAKLVSRWNEPGQGNRLLLALLRGERTKDLLRRMLDENEFLSAFGVRSLSKAFAEQPLALQMNGDTLCASYQPGESDSRLYGGNSNWRGPLWMPVNYMLIESLREFHRYYADNFSVEYPTGSGYLASLEEVANSLSQRLTRLFLRDENGLRPSMAGYAQLEADPASRDLVLFHEYFHGETGRGLGASHQTGWSALVALLLQPKS
- a CDS encoding SCP2 sterol-binding domain-containing protein, coding for MTDVAKAVEAMKAKFNPSAAEGLDLVFGFRIDDTKNFSLVVKDKTCELLEGENPDAQVTLVMDSETLEGIVDGSTDGMQAFMGGKLRTEGDMMLAMKLSELFPA
- a CDS encoding histidine phosphatase family protein; translated protein: MGSIYLIRHGQASFGADDYDVLSPVGVEQAQVLGRHLVDLGLSFDRCIAGDLRRQQHTASATFDQYSALGLPVPTLETDSAFNEFDGEAIIRGLLPDLLGSEPDAVHILRNGPQNRSEFQRIFALIVERWLAGTYDPPELESWLGFVERVQGGLQRILEAADNADKIAVFTSGGTITALLHLITRMPAAQAFEMNWQIVNTSLNQLKFRGREVALASFNNHAHLQLLKAPQLITFR
- the sohB gene encoding protease SohB; this translates as MDFLAEYASFLAKTVTLVVAILVVLISFAALRSKGRRKSAGQLQVSKLNDFYKGLRERLESSLLDKDQLKALRKAESKTEKKKGKKKPELKPRVFVLDFDGDIKASATESLRHEITALLSLATPKDEVVLRLESGGGMVHSYGLASSQLARIRQAGVPLTVCIDKVAASGGYMMACIGEKIISAPFAILGSIGVVAQLPNVNRLLKKHDIDFEVLTAGEYKRTLTVFGENTEKGREKFQEDLDITHQLFKNFVSRYRPQLAIDDVATGEVWLGVAALDKQLVDELQTSDEYLATKAKTAEVFHLHYAERKSLQERVGLAASGSVDRVLLTWWSRLTQQRFW